The following nucleotide sequence is from Oreochromis niloticus isolate F11D_XX linkage group LG9, O_niloticus_UMD_NMBU, whole genome shotgun sequence.
tctttttgtttttccacagtTGGTTAACATCAATGAGAACTATATGTCCCTGATGAGCGACAACGGCGACATCAGAGAGGACCTGCGCGTCCCCGACAATGAAGTCGGCAAGGAAATTGAGTCAAAGTTCGAGGCGGGTGAAGAATTCATGGTGAGTTTGGTCTCGGGCAGTTACTTAAATgaattttcatatattttgtatttgtcaGCCCCGACCTGAAGCCTCATTTGAGCTGTTAGAGTGACTTGGTACTGAATCTGTCTAAAGCACAATGGTGTTGGCTAATTCCTGGGCTGTGAAACAGTTTGTCAtcagtattaaaaaaacaaacttatttTTGGGTCATAAATTGATTAAACGGGAGGTTAAGCTTCCATGTAGCTGGAGGCAGGCGGGGCTGGGAGTCCTGACCCGGGAGCAGAGGGTGGAGATGGCGAGGAGGGCGAGAGCTGCACGTGTAACGTTTCAGATGATTGACTTGAACAcgttgtttgtgtgtctgtgcgctCTCCGCAGGTCACCGTGATTGCTGCCATGGGGGAGGAATGTGCTGTCGCTACCAAGGTCTTGGCCAGCAAATAAGGAGTTGATAGACTTTGCTGCCCGGACAACAAGCACCACCCACAACCAGTCTCTTGCATTCTCATTGGTTCTGTCACCAAAGCGTCGGCCTTCACAGACAACCTCAATCATTCTGTtgtgatctctctctctctcatcattgatcttttatttttctctcttcccccctgctcctcctcctcctcctcctccttttggTTTCTCCTTTCCATTTGCTGTTGGGATTGTTCCACCGCAGCTCGCTGTGTGGTCCTCTGCCTGATCACTAAGGTTTTGTTTGGCAACTTTATATAAAACaacttcaaaacaaaaacaaccatgaTCAGTCGCTCAATTCCTGCTTATTCTGTTTGCCTTCAGACGTGTTGGTTTTGCCACTCACATTCCTGAATGTTGAAATAACAGCGGGATTCAGCTTTtgtatgattatttttttatattctttagaTTGAATATAGCAGGTTTAAAGCGTTTTAGAGGGAAGGGGATCAGGGGGTCGGGGAGGGGCTGGTTTTGAGTTGTTAAAGCcgtgggagggagggagggttgCCCCTGTAGATACTGAATTCTGGTTTAGGTCGCCCCTCTAGCAGCCATACCGCTTTCCAGCATGGCCTTTGAGTGCGACTAGgtccctttttatttttatttcccctCTCCTGATCGGGGGATCGGTGGTGGCCGGCACGTAAAGAGCACTCGAGGTCCACCCCAGCATGTCAAAGCTCTAAAACCAAGATTTCTTTTCTCCCTTTCCCCTCTCccttaaagagaaaaagaaaaagaacagaaacTTCAGTGATTAACCCTCGTGATGCCAGTCTCTTGTCTGTGTAGAAGTTTGAGGGGGCGTGAGGGTCCCGTGCACTCACACCTCTCGTCCATCGGGGCCGTCCCCCAAATACAAAAAAGAGGAGTGTTGTGTTTCGTTTTTAAGAGGGCGTGAGTGTGTGGCGGTGTGGGCCTCCGAAATGTGGGAGGCGGTTTGCAGTgaggtgtgtgtttctttttttgaggGACTCGATCGGGTTGGGGAGGGTGGTAGAGTTGCAAACTTTTTTTGTTCACTCGAGGCCTTTGTCACCTGACTGGAGATGGCAAAATAAAAACGATGaaacaaatggagaaaaactgCAACCGATGTCTGGTTTTCTGTCTCAAGTATTTTATGGTCTCAAAGGTGGATGAGCGGGCTgctttttcatgtatttcaaagtccttattttgtcatttatatGCTTAAAAATACTAAACACTGCTCAcggctcatttccagctccttgtttttatttctggacCCTGCTAGAGTCGCatttcatcactgctgtcaatCTAAATGATCACTTCCAACAGATTTGAAAATAAGATTGGTGCTCTCAGTGACTCAGTCCTTTACTGTTCTCTAAAACTACAAACTCTCCCTGATGGGTTTAGTTAATGTTGAGCTAAGATGAAGCTCAGTTTGATTTAATCAAAGTAGTTAAAATTAGTTCAGCTGTTCAGAAATGCTTTGGGAACTTTTTCCCTGATGCAGCTCTTTAACTTGGCCTCATTGAGGCACCTTTATTCTATGATAATCCCAGTAATACTTTTTATATAGCACTCCACAAAATCCACCTTACAAATTGCttcacaacagcagcagaataaAACTATAGTGAGAAATGTTGCAGACAAAATCTGAAAAGTCTCATATTAATTTTTAAGCTGCGACTTGAAGGAAAGCAGCGCCTCCACTGGCCTGATTTCATCCAGCAGACTGTTCCAGACCCTCGAGGTCCAACTAAAGACGACTTCCTGAGGCTCTTGGGTACGCACTTCTGTATATGGTATTCGGGGGGGGGCATGAAGGCCTCTGGaagtaataaaatatgaaaattgATTCCTGATTGAGCaggaggtgggtggggcttctttTTAAGGCTCATCTGTAAGATTTAATAAATTGATCATATTTACAATAGATCACTTCTGTTCTTTTTGAACTCCGGACAAGTGTTGCATTAGAAGAATCCTTTCTCGCTCTCCATCAGCTGATTCATTCAGTCTGAAACATCACAGCTGTCTCCCTGTAGAGATGTTTGGGAAAGATTTGAAGTGAAAACAGTAGCAGGAATGTTTATGGAAGCCTGCAGATCCTCAGCAGTAAATCCCATGACCCTAATGAAGTTGGAGGAAGATATTTTCCTGCAGGGTGTAGTGTACCGCTGCGCTGTATCAGGGAGCAGCAAAGGACCACAAAATGGTCGTTTTCAAACATCCTTGATGTTCTGCTTCACTGCTCCTGTTATAGACCTGAGGAGTGATCGGAAAGAACAGTAGTTTGAAATGCCTGAGTTATCTTTTGTTGTCTGGCTTTTCTTACCCCAAACTCATCAATAAGCTACCCCAGAGTTAATCAGTCCGATGAGCACATCAACATGAAAGAGACTTTGCAGCATCTGATCAGTGCTGACTGAAGATGAAGTTTagtcacagctgctgcagataaaactctgtgtgtgttaaGAGTTTTGGTTAGTAAGACTAACGACTGGTTGTAGGTGATGGTGTCATACTGGTCAATCTCTATTGTGGTGCATAACCTGTTCCAGACCAGGTTAGGTCTGCAGCATTAGTTACCATAGTGATGCATCCTGGTACAAAGTGAGCAGCCGAGGTTAACCGTTAGTTTACCTCGATGAGCCCAAATCCTGCTTCCTAGCAGTGGCGTCTATGACGAGCTGAATGAATGTTAAAACTCCCGCCTGACGGGATGGAAACACGTTTTTAAAGCTGCGGTTGATACAAACTCAAACATGTTGAACAGTGTGAAGAATTCAGACACAAAATACGAACTTCTTCATTTTATCTTCCCTTCTGGCTGGATTTTAATCAGGCATGCGAGTGAGCAGTGTTACAGCGGTTTAAATTTGTTGCACCTTTAAAAGGAAGTTTCACTTTTTTGTTTCTGACGCCAGCTGTAAACTGAAATCTGTCTCTTGTGCAGAGACTCAGCTGTACTTATGTCACTGACCTCAAATTGCAAACTTCCCTTAATGTCAGGTCTAAGcacagctttcttctgattggctgccacgCCCAACAGGtagaacagcagcagaaaccACACCATTACCTTTAAGTAATTCTGATCCTGGTGTTCTTTAGTGATGCTGCTTTTGGGTGGAAGGATGTGTAACTGCTGTTTACTAATGCATGAAGTCACAACTCTTACTGAGTTTAACAGAAAACTCCAGGTGGTTTCATTTTCTTACGGCTGaagaacaaacatttattaCTGATGAGGGGAAAGCAGCTAGAAATCCACATCAACAATCGAAACCATTAGAAGTTATTAGATCATATCCACACATGCTTTAAAAGATGAAGTCCTGGACGATCACCGTGGGCACAAGAAACACACAAGTGTGAAATAATGGTGAGTCATCACCTAGAGCAGggtatcttatcttatcttagatCATAAGCTGCACACTGACCTCCTGTGACCAATTAAAAATAtgaatctttttttccttttagtatAAAGACGATCTGTTCTGAAAGTGTTCACATGTAAGAGTTGGAATGTGTGTCCTTGGTTTTTACTTGCTGCAGTCCATGAATAAACTCCTCAGATCAAAGTAACTGCTTAGACAACCGAGTCATCCATTTTCTGACCCCGTCTGGCTCTGGGTTCCTTTCCACCTCCTCCTGCTCTTCTAGTGGGTCACTGAGGTGTTCCCGAGCCAGCTGAGACACCAGTGTGTCTCTGAGCACAGGTTTTCTGGTTTCAGGATCCATTATTTCAACAGTGTAATTactatttttaagaaaatatattttccaGTACCTGCTAACCCCACAGCATATTACTTGTTAGATATCAGCATTAAAAATGCTCTAAAATGGTGAAAAAACAGTTGAGAATTTTAGTTATGATTAGCTGAGGTAAGGCCTAGCAGACAGCTGTGGCCTGCTTCAGCTGTCACGCCCCCTGCCATCAAGTCTTTACAGCATCCAGATGGATGAgttattaaaagaaaatcaacacCTGTATTGTTTTAATGAATGTACCCACGCAGACCAAAACAGTGTTTGTAACAGGCTGTTTATTCAAAACCCACCCAGGAAATACAGTCCAGTGAAATAATAAGGAAACTGGAATATAGATTGATTAAAATGTTGCACATTTGCAGTTAACTAAACTACAGGAGCGTGTTAACCTCCTAATTCTTGGTTTTAGGGTTTTAGGGTTGGGTTTGGTGCTAGGCACATGTTAAATGAGCAGGTTTCATAAACTAGAAAACATTGCCTTTCACGTGGAAGATTTTCCCTTTGAGTTAAGATCAACTCCTGTAGTCCTAACCGACCCTGGATGGGCGGTTCATGATCTCATGGCTCACACCTGAGGTCATCCAGTGAGGTGTGCTCTGGTAAAACAGGTGCAGCGACATGGATAATGCTCAGAAGgcaccaaaaagaaaaaggaaagtagTTTTTATGGTTCGGTTTAGGAGGAATATTAGGATTTTGTATTTGACTGATGCTGAATACTCGTGTTGGGTGATGTTACTATAATGTAAGCAGCCTGCAGCACATTGTTTAAGCAGATAATAACCTGCATGAACGGCTGAGAGCGGGTCTGAACAGAGAAAGCTGAAAGAGACGGACGAATGTCTGCAGCTTCtgcctgcaaacacacaaacctgcACAGTGCAAACACTGCACTGCACAAGCAGCAGTCAGAGGGGGACGAGCCCATCAGCTGTAAGTaggtaaagtttatttataaaacaGCTTTATAGGTCAGCTGTGGCAAAAAGACGACTCAGATGTAAGAAGACCTGCAGACACGAAGTGGGAGGAGCCAAAAATATAGGCAGGAAGCCTGACTTTGCAGACATGCACAGGTTATAATgctaacatttaaaaagagaaatttaAATTTGATATTAAAATCACTGCAGATCCTTTCATTTGTAGGCCACCGCTGGCCACGTCCCAATCTGTGGAGCTGAAGCTTTAGTTCAATGTTTACTGAGGAGAAAATGTTCATCAAAGATGATCACATAAGCAAAGAGGCAGTTTGTTCGCTGTGAAGAGCTCCGAGGTCAGCGTATGAATCAAATGATCAGTTTATGAGTAATGCTGAGGGCCACCATCATGTACACCACCTTTCTTTTTCAAATCTGCGTCTGTTTCACGCTCACACAGCTAAACACAGTTCTCCTGGTCACCACATGATGCTTCCTCCATGTGGGGTTTACTTCCCAGCAGGAGAGGATCTAATATTTCTGGTTCTTTCACATTTCCTAAAGACATTTTTACTCACTATCAGACGGTGTTGTGgcttacatatttacatattcCTTCCTCACttccaggaggagacacagatCCCCTGTGGGGTTGTGTCGTGAAGGGCATCCGACATGAAAACCTGACAAAACAAACGTGcggagctacctgctgtggtggcCCGTCATAAATAAGAGAGCGTCTGAAAGTCTCTTATGCTAGAATGTGACTAAACTGCATCAGGAGAGATGAGCAGGAGCACAGCTGCCCCCCTCATGTGTCCTCTTCATCAGGACAGGAGAGCAGTGAGGACCAATGTCCCTTCGCTGGTTTCCTTTGACTGGAAATTACAACCAAAAAGAGGCtcggtttgtgtgtgtgtgtgtgtgtgtgtgtgtgtgtgtgtgcatgtgagaccaccccccgacacacacacacacacacacacacactttttgaCCACTAGAACTGCTAAAAATATCTCTGGGGTGCAACCGGTTTACATCATCgacccagaatgcatttcacaCACAGAGTAATGTGGACCAAGTGTTTGggatttttaaatgaatcagaGTATTTGTAACAGCGTGCTTTTCATTTGGAGCATATTAAGACAACAAGTGGAGATCCTGATTAACCTTTAAATGACAGAGtgctgtgtatttctgtgtgccACTATCAAACTTTACGGATGAAACTCTGATTCCCTGGAAAGTGTTCAGTTTTTTTCCAGAAATTGTTTGATTGGTAGAACAAAGATAATAGAAAGTAATGGGAAATTTCTATCTTTTTAATGTTATAGTTTTGATTTTGAGTAAATGTGTGGAGGGATAGGCTTCAGTTTGATTGTAATGTCACATTTCTAACCAGCACATCATGAACTGTGAGATTTCCTGCAGACATCTTGAAGCTCCTCTATAACACACCTGGATCCTCAGACCGTGGACTGCACACCCACAGTGTGCATGTAAATGATTATAAATCACAAATGATTTTACATCAGAACATTTTAATTGGTGGCATGAGGGTTAAAAAAGCACACATGACTGATAGCTGCACTGTGGGGgaattttaaatactttataaTGTATCAAAACACCTGATTGCGCCCCGTCCTCTGAAACGCTGCAGCTTCTACTTTAGTGCTGAGCATCTTTTGTTGTGTTGAAGTGGCAGCAGCGGGCACGCCCTGCCTCAGCGCCTCATGTGAAGATGAATCACTCACTTGCCTACATCTGCACAGTGAGCCAGACTTCAAACCACaaaggctgaaaaaatgggACCCATCGAACCAGTTATGGTTTCTCTGACTCATCAGGAGGGAGtttttccctgtgtgtgtgtgtgtgtgtgtgtggtggaaaTGTGGCTCAATGAAGAGGGCCGAGTGTGTGAAGAGGCAGTGAATGATTGACCGGACTCAGCAGGTTTATTATCAGGGTGTGTTTGGGCTGCGGTTGACCTTTGGACTTGCATCCTCCCTCACAGATGCTCTGCAGCAACAACAGCTGTCAGAAAGTGtgaaactgtttgttttcaggGTAAACTCGGGTGAGACTTGAATGTAACTGTTGCTGTTTCAGCTTACAAACGTAAACCAAACGCAGTTTAAAGGGTTTCCACTCCAGCTGGAGCTCTGCTGTGTCAACAGTCAGGCACACGGGTCGTTAAATCGACCCGTTTTCCTGATGCATGTGCTTTACAGCTCATTCACCATGTTTAATAGGGCGTTCCGAGCGCCACGCGTGACGTCACAGCTGCGTAACCTCCGCTGCGCCCTTTCTCGTCCGAGCTCTCAACATGGCGCCGGTAAGTCCTGGCAGTTCCTCCGGTTTTTGCTTAATTTGATCTGAATGTCTTCGCCTTTTTGTTTCTCTGGTACTCGGGTCACTTCCTATAAAAGCGTTCATCGTTCATGACGTGTAGCTCTAACTAGAAACCTTTATTTACATCTAGAAAACTAACAAATTAGCCGTGTTAGCATTAGCTCGTAGCACCCGGTTACACGTGTCTCATTCATTAATCTGATTGCAGACCAGACTTCGCAGGGGAAAACGTGTATTTGcctttttaacagttttaataCTTGGAAGTGTACCAGGTTTGGTTTTGTGGCAAGTGTCTGAGTATTTTCGGATCCACTGGTGAATTCGGCATAACTTAAAATCATGTTCCCTGGTCTGTTGTCACAAAATAAGAAACATTGTATACCATATTAGCTAGTTTTTCTTGAGCTTTGGTGTTATTACTTTTGTTTGGGACCACTAATCATGGAACTATAAAAGAAGCGAAATCTCATGAATTACAACATAAtaatgaaacaataaaataataataaacctgACCTTCAAGAGATTTGGCTGCAAACATCCAAAGGAAAAATACTTGTTTTAATTTGAAGTATGTACTATTAAGAATATATTACAGCCATTGTACACGAGAAGTGGTAAATGTCAGTCTCATACCTGCAAAGCTCGTTTCTACAGCACCACAAGACTGAATCTTGGCAGAGATCAAATgtccaagtttttttttcaggacTTGAGTCCATATCATAGAGCTGTAATACCAGATATTTAAAGCaagatgtttgttttgagaaaatgaatgaCACTGGGGACTTGAAGACATGTCAGACTACACGCAAACAGAGCCTGAGACTTACGTGTCTTTTAAAATGAGTGAACTCAAACTTTTTAATCACTCTGTATTCAAACATCAACCAAACGTATCAGAAAACTTCTCAGACACTGAAACTAAACATTAACACTTTAGCGTTTATGTTTGACCGAGCTGCTCTCTGACTCTGGCTTATTTTCAGCATTTAGCTTTAGGTCTCCTCGTCtacttttattcacagattTTTCCTTTAACCATCCGGTACCCAGAGATTTATCTAATGTCATTTAAAGAAACAGACTTTGCATAACTCTCAAGACCCGACATCACTTCACCGCTCTGTTACCTTAGAAACCAGCTATAGCAATAAACCTTGCTATGTTAGGTTACGCGTGTGCTAGTAAAGttaacatgtaaaatattgcaCTCAGGTCTCTAACTTCTCTCACAGATCAAAATGAAGAGGCCAGCTGGAGGTAAGAAGTCCAAGAAGGGGGCTGCGTGGAAGTTCACCCTGGACCTGACCCACCCTGTGGAGGATGGGATCCTGGACTCTGCAAACTTTGTAAGTCTTCCTGCAGTCTTTGCTACTTTAGCAGAAATCCAGTTCAAATCGTGTCCCCCAAAAACGACAAATCAATTTATTAAAGGGTTAATTTGGTGGTTTTTGCAAGCAGCTGATCCGATCTGTGGACTAGGGCGCCCTTCCCTAGCTCCAGATTTACTAGGGTTCTCTTCCCTAGTGCATTACTATGCTCTGTCCAATAGGAGACCTTCCTCAAAGAGAAGATCAAGGTGAACGGGAAGACAGGGAATCTGGGTGACATCGTCCAGGTCGGCCGCATGAAGAACAAGATCAACGTGACGTCTGAGAAGCAGCTCTCCAAAAGGTAAAACGAGAAGTGTCACAAGAAGCAGAAAAACCGGAGAATCTCCCTGAAAATTGTTCTGATTGTCAATGTTCTGCAGGTATCTGAAGTACCTGACAAAGAAGTACCTGAAGAAGAACAACCTCCGCGACTGGCTGAGGGTGGTGGCCTCTGACAAGGAGACGTACGAGCTGCGATACTTCCAGATCAGCCAGGATGACGAGGAGTCTGAGGCAGACGAGTAAACAGCTGCAgccacatctgtgtgtgtgtcagtgggaGAATAAATGTGGAAAAGAAATCtcgtctgtgttgtgtttttgtctgaCAAAGTAAATCCTGCAGGGCGTCCTGCTTAATGCCTGTGTATGAATTCATGTTTATCAGTTTTATGGAGTGAGTAGATTTTATGAAACATTCACAAAAATGTTTGAGAAATTTTGAAATTGTTGaggaagaaacagaaaacatgtcACTATACATTATGTAATGTGACCTCTATTTACAGCTGTCAAAGGAGGAGTAAAGatgtaaaaatatgaataaaataatattcaAAGGATATCAGAGTACAGAAACAAGAGAATAAAATTATCAGAAGCCAAAGACATTTCCAGTATTTACTAAGTGAACAGAACCAGTTTAGTCTTATTTTAGTTAACTAGTTTGTCACTTTAACAGTAGTTATCTGTAATCT
It contains:
- the rpl22l1 gene encoding ribosomal protein eL22-like, with protein sequence MAPIKMKRPAGGKKSKKGAAWKFTLDLTHPVEDGILDSANFETFLKEKIKVNGKTGNLGDIVQVGRMKNKINVTSEKQLSKRYLKYLTKKYLKKNNLRDWLRVVASDKETYELRYFQISQDDEESEADE